Proteins encoded within one genomic window of Acidiferrobacter thiooxydans:
- the thiO gene encoding glycine oxidase ThiO encodes MRTHPLVVVGGGVIGLLTARELAMAGHEVRLFEQGTLGGEASWAAGGILSPLHPWRYPDAVTQLAQASMAAYPALCQGLAEVTGIDPEWTPSGLMRLGDDEVREAERWAARFDVSLEPRDLAEVCPGHGRDGPGLWMPATAQVRSPRLLRAASAVVRGLKVMVHEQAAVEGFTRDRERLTGLVVNGETVAASRVIVCAGAWSRPLLERYGLSLPVRPMRGQMLVIQTRPGFLGPMILKGARYLVPRRDGAVLVGSTMESVGFTKETTETAREDLLKAAHDILPELAAYPVTHQWAGLRPSSPEGVPYIGEHPEIRGLFVNTGHFRNGIVLAPASARLGVDLMLGRDPVLDPAPYGLDRPSGDGSGGAVLK; translated from the coding sequence CATCCCCTTGTTGTCGTGGGAGGCGGCGTCATAGGCCTCCTTACCGCCCGCGAACTGGCCATGGCCGGTCATGAGGTGCGGCTGTTCGAGCAGGGTACGCTCGGTGGCGAGGCGTCGTGGGCGGCCGGCGGCATATTGTCTCCTTTGCATCCGTGGCGTTATCCGGATGCGGTCACGCAGCTTGCGCAGGCCAGCATGGCGGCCTATCCGGCCCTCTGCCAAGGCCTCGCCGAGGTGACCGGTATCGATCCGGAATGGACACCGTCGGGACTCATGCGCCTGGGCGACGACGAGGTGCGCGAGGCCGAGCGGTGGGCGGCGCGTTTCGATGTGTCGCTAGAGCCCCGGGATCTCGCCGAGGTCTGCCCAGGTCATGGCCGCGACGGGCCGGGCCTATGGATGCCGGCCACGGCCCAGGTTCGCAGCCCACGCCTCCTGCGCGCCGCGAGTGCGGTCGTGCGCGGACTCAAGGTCATGGTCCATGAGCAGGCCGCGGTCGAGGGTTTCACCCGAGACCGGGAGCGCTTGACGGGGCTTGTGGTCAACGGCGAGACCGTCGCCGCCTCACGGGTGATCGTGTGTGCCGGCGCATGGAGCCGGCCGCTCCTGGAGCGCTACGGCCTGTCTTTGCCGGTACGACCCATGAGGGGCCAGATGCTCGTGATCCAGACGCGCCCGGGGTTCCTCGGGCCCATGATCTTGAAGGGCGCCCGTTATCTCGTGCCACGCCGCGACGGGGCGGTGCTGGTCGGCAGCACGATGGAGAGCGTGGGCTTTACGAAGGAGACGACCGAGACCGCGCGCGAGGATCTGCTGAAGGCCGCACACGACATCCTGCCGGAGCTTGCCGCCTACCCCGTCACCCACCAATGGGCCGGCCTGCGACCGTCGTCGCCGGAGGGGGTCCCTTATATCGGGGAACACCCGGAGATCCGCGGCCTGTTTGTGAATACCGGGCACTTCCGCAACGGCATCGTGCTCGCCCCTGCGTCCGCCCGCCTCGGAGTGGACCTCATGCTGGGGCGCGATCCGGTCCTGGATCCGGCCCCCTATGGACTCGACCGGCCGTCCGGGGACGGGAGCGGCGGGGCTGTGCTAAAATGA
- a CDS encoding Fur family transcriptional regulator, producing MKGYQDHTSQDLADLLRGHGVNPTAQRIEIARLLVYRRIHLTAEDVFRLVNRDGAHVSKATVYNTLGVFAEKGLIREVVIDPTRVVYDSNTAPHHHFYNTETGELFDIEERTMSVAGLPPLPQGTEVEGVEVIVRLRSSADRVA from the coding sequence GTGAAGGGTTACCAGGATCACACCAGTCAGGATCTTGCCGACCTCCTGCGGGGCCATGGGGTTAATCCCACGGCCCAGCGCATCGAGATCGCGAGACTTCTTGTGTATCGGCGGATACATCTTACGGCCGAGGACGTGTTTCGGCTCGTGAATCGCGATGGGGCGCATGTCTCCAAGGCCACGGTCTACAATACCCTCGGCGTGTTCGCGGAGAAGGGCCTGATTCGTGAGGTGGTGATCGATCCCACGCGCGTGGTGTACGACTCCAATACCGCGCCCCACCACCATTTTTACAATACCGAGACCGGCGAGCTCTTCGATATCGAGGAACGTACGATGTCGGTCGCGGGCCTTCCGCCGCTCCCCCAGGGCACTGAGGTAGAGGGGGTGGAGGTGATCGTTCGGCTGCGCTCGTCGGCGGACCGCGTCGCCTGA
- a CDS encoding IS110 family transposase, with translation MTRIGLDIAKQVLQVHGVDEHGVVRIRKTLARAQVLEFFAQLPPCTVGMEACAGAHYWGRELTRLGHTVKLMAAQFVTPYRKRGKNDANDAEAICEAVGRPNMPFVAIKTEEQQAVLMVHRARSLVVANRTAQVNQIRGLLGEFGLTVPQGVASLRKHLPRLLEDAENGLPMLAREVLAGLLTQLHTLDQDIAQYDAKIRALAQASEPARRLMQVAAIGPQTATALVASMGDPHVFQSGRNYAASLGLIPRQHSSGGKNRLGAITKQGDRYLQTLLIHGARAFGQPFTKNPLWWRNSYGRPGRAAPTTRGGRYAVFAGAHLWGFSKNPSGVRSPYPLRRLSKGPSSDQMGRWVRFMAGALCGGNGANSRDRERW, from the coding sequence ATGACACGAATCGGTCTTGATATTGCCAAACAGGTGCTGCAGGTCCACGGCGTCGATGAGCACGGGGTAGTAAGAATCCGTAAGACCCTGGCGCGCGCCCAGGTGCTGGAATTCTTCGCGCAGCTACCGCCCTGCACGGTCGGCATGGAGGCGTGCGCTGGCGCGCATTATTGGGGCCGCGAGCTCACCCGGCTCGGGCACACGGTCAAGCTCATGGCGGCGCAGTTCGTGACCCCCTACCGCAAGCGCGGCAAGAATGACGCAAACGATGCCGAGGCCATCTGCGAGGCTGTGGGTCGGCCCAACATGCCCTTCGTGGCGATCAAGACCGAGGAGCAGCAGGCGGTGCTGATGGTGCACCGGGCACGAAGCCTGGTGGTGGCGAACCGGACCGCCCAAGTGAACCAGATCCGGGGGCTCCTGGGGGAGTTTGGCCTGACCGTACCACAGGGTGTGGCCTCCTTGCGCAAGCACCTCCCGCGCCTCCTGGAAGATGCCGAGAACGGGCTGCCGATGCTCGCCCGCGAGGTGCTGGCCGGGCTACTGACGCAGCTCCACACCCTCGATCAGGACATCGCACAGTATGACGCCAAGATCCGCGCGCTTGCCCAGGCGAGCGAACCGGCGAGGCGGCTCATGCAGGTCGCGGCGATCGGACCTCAGACGGCCACGGCGCTGGTGGCGAGCATGGGCGATCCGCATGTATTCCAGAGTGGGCGCAATTACGCCGCCTCGCTGGGATTGATCCCCCGACAGCATTCGAGTGGCGGCAAGAACCGCCTGGGCGCGATCACCAAACAGGGGGATCGATACCTGCAGACACTGTTGATACACGGAGCCCGCGCTTTTGGGCAGCCGTTTACAAAGAATCCTCTTTGGTGGCGGAACTCATATGGGAGGCCCGGGCGCGCGGCGCCAACGACCCGCGGCGGGCGTTATGCAGTTTTTGCTGGCGCCCATCTGTGGGGTTTCTCAAAAAACCCGAGCGGTGTGCGCTCGCCATATCCCCTCCGCCGACTATCAAAAGGCCCGTCGTCTGATCAAATGGGCAGGTGGGTACGATTCATGGCAGGGGCTCTTTGTGGCGGAAATGGCGCGAATTCGCGCGACCGTGAACGATGGTGA